A window of Malania oleifera isolate guangnan ecotype guangnan chromosome 2, ASM2987363v1, whole genome shotgun sequence genomic DNA:
cacattgataataatctagtccatacttactaaaaggtgtctcacccaattattttcatacatttcagatATCCTAAGGAGCTTAACCGAAATCAAAGTAGCGTGAGTGGGATAGTAagagttatttagaatagatcttaGATTAGTtgtatttttaatgttttagaattttGCGGATGATAATATTTAATATTGGAGATATTATTGTAATAGAaagtttttagtactctggtaaacatatttgaggtcttccgctgtGCAAATATTCGGGATATTACAGTCGGTATCAGAGCAAATTTTTGGATCGTCACAGTTGGAAAGCAAATTTTTGAGTCGTCACAATGTTACCCAAGTAAGGGAAGAGTACATGTAGATCAAATGCCGCTAGCATTAAAGAAAAGATTTGGAGAAACACTATAATCTTATCAATATTACACTCTCTGAAAACCTTAGTGTATATAAAAGATCAACTAAGTCACCTTGAATTGAATTAGGAATCTAAGATTGCTTTCTATAAgtaactaaaaaaataaattaagttgTTAAAAATGGAATTCAATCGAGCAATATAAACAACACGGAATTGAAGTAATTGCTATAATACTTCTGAGATAGTCTTCACAAGCGGACTCGATATATATGGGTAAACTAGTTTGATTCaaaatttattaaattcattaggTCATGAATGCAAGTATGTATATACTTTACATAACCATGTTTGATACatatgagtgaacaccaacttaattcaaaagcttaagcctattggattttcttgtgagttccaactacttTCCCTTGAATGGAAGTCATCTTCTCCCTCATGTGActaattctccaacagtttgTTCAAATGAGTTTTACCACTGTATTTTATGTGTTTCGAATTGTATTTCAAGTGGgacctccaaaccaatcctacctcctaTGTCTTGACCCTTCTTTAACTGTCAGCTCTGATTCCACTTGTTAACACCGGAGGAGTttataggtgtgcttgatacGCCTGGGTCAGTACcgacttgacccaaaaacttaagcctatAAATCCAAATCGAAATCTTGAAATTCGCCTTTAATTTCATATTATTGAAACCTACAACATGTAAATTCTAGGCTTTAACCTATCCCTTGAGACAATGATTCgtcttttcttaatttaattCTTCGAGACTCTTCTTTGATCTTCTTTCCTCACATGCATAAAGTCATACGTCTCATCTTTCTCCTCTGCACTACGTACCAGGCAAGCAAGCTAAgccaattaattaaataattagtgacaaattaatttaactaaaatttttgtAATCAAGAAGCAATTAAGGACTGTAGCTAATTAATATTTAACATAGTCGGCCAgcatttaattatgtcaatttaATTACACTGATTAGATTCGCATATCAATTTAACTATATATAATTAATCATAATCAATTAAATTAATAGTAATTTAATCATAGATTAAAGGCTACACATATAGCACTAACCTCTTCTCGAACCATTAGCACACGTAAGAACTAAGGACGGCATGCGCACTGCTTCTAAAAGTTACCACCTCCACGGTTCCCACTGTTGACcctcaattaattaattaatgaaactaTGAAATTAGACAATTAGAGTTGATTAAATAATACTTATATTTGCTGTTTTTTTAATATATACTAGCCATTGGCACGCACTATGGGAtgttttttatgaaaatgtatttttattttttaaaaatacttgtAAGCAAAATTAGGAGTCGaaaagtatttttatttatttaaaagaaTAGTTGTGATGGATTATATGGGCATTTTAGGATAGTTAATAATGAGTAGttttaggtaaaaaaaaaattgaaatttgaattgtGCCCTACTTTGGGGTCCGTTTAAATTACttgagaaaaggaaaggaaaggaaaattagGAAGAAACttgttttttattatattttttttatattaaatactaaaaaaaataaaattttatttttatatgattaaaaattaatgatatgtaaaattaaaattttgcttctgaatttgatataattttttattttcttttttacttttcttgataatcaaacataaaaacatatagttcttgatattttcctttcttttcgtTACTCTTTTTCCAAACGGGACATTAAGGGGTTacgtttttttattttttagattaatccttattattaattttttaaaaaaaataaaaaaaaatatttatataaggaTAAATTCGGTGTTTGTGAAAATGACACTCCGGGGAAAACTCACTTCATATTAGTAGAGATTCTAAAATCTTCCGCTGACAATAGAAACAAAGCACATTTGATTTTATGAAGAGAGAAAGGGTTAGTAGTTAATAATCTATTACATttgattattaattaaataaattaattaagttgGAAATGGTGATTTAATTAGtgcaattaattaattaattaattaattaatcaattaattagggGAGCAGCCTGCATCTGCATGCTTTGGCTGTTTTCACGCTGTCACCTTCAGACCTTGCACTTAATTAATGCCCTACTAGGAGGTGGCATTTCCCATGTGCAGAGGCACCTTAACTAAATTCACACTTATTGATGCAAGTAAACCCATAATGTTCAACACAAAAAATTATTAAGTTAAATTGTcacattttaattaatttttgatatttttagtGATTATAAAGAATTATTAGGTTAGATTATAATGCATGACCACATCGGATAATCAATGCTTAAAAAATATAACTTATAATTACTTGTTTAAAATTTCCCGTGATTAGGTTAAAATTTTCATAGTAACGAGCGTTTATGAGTCTACCGCACCCTATGATAATAAAGTTGAATCgattagtaaaaataatgatCTTCGTAGTTCAACCACCAACTCTTGATTGGTTGATTTTAACGAATTCAAGTTGTTATTTCTGGAATGGCCACAAAGTAATCTACAAAGGAAGGTATCTAAGACTTCCCCCTCCCCATCAAGCATAGTGTAAAGGAAACACTCTTCACATCTTCAGTTAAACCCTTTTCCAAGACTTGGATGGATTGaaaattagaaattttgaaaaattggaaattCCAATCATAAAGTGAAAGTTCCTATAGAATGAATGTTCTTTAAGGAACTCAGGCAGGAAGATTGTTATTTTCTGCTCCAGAATTGCCCGTTTCGGGATTACTTATCGAACTCCCAAATCACGCCCCCATCCTCTGCAATACAACAACAGACAATTAGCCATAATTAAGCTGAAAGTTGAAGTGAAAAATGAGAGGAGGAATTGAAACATGGTGCGGTCCCAAAAGAGAAAAGAACACATTATGCCCAGTAAGTGAATCCAGAAACAGAAACTCTCTTCCTTGCATGTGCACTTGGCTAAACAGCATGGTTTTCACCCAAACGAGAGCAATTTCCATTTCACAAAAATGCATGCTGGCTGGTGAGCACACCATATGCCTCGCAGATTGAGCATTACTTCAACCCATAGTTGCCAGAAAACACAAACACCCTAGCAAAACCACGTGTTGGTACAAACATTCCAAATCGTCCACCACACCACATGCCTCGGATTGAGCATTACTTCAACCCATAGCTATCAGAAAACACAAACACCCTAGCAAACCACGTATTAGTGCAAAGGTTCCAGAACGTGGTACATTTTCTTTCCAGAACATTAACTCTAACGATCCAAAGTTTTACTTCATTTTTCACAGAACCTTTTTTTAGGAAAAAGAGGGAAATCGTCACATTTTAATTCTACTTCTATCATTATCAATCTATTCCACAACAGAAAATCTCTCCTAGATTTAGAAACAGCTCAACATTCTCTCCAAAATATACAGGTGCCATTACACTTTTTCCACCACTATATTTAATTAGGTATACCTCTAATGTTTCACATTTTAGAACAGGCATCGTACTGCAATCCTGTTCCTGTTCCACATTCTAGGTAACATTGCTTCAGCCGATTCACATGATGATGGGCTGCCTGTGTACAATTCTAAGCAATTATTCACATCATGATGGAGGACTGCCCATGGATGATTCTACGCAATCATGTTTCTGATTGATGATTTAGAAATTGGGGATTTTgtttaaaaattaggaaacatGCGTGTTTTTGGAGTTAGGAGTTTTAGATAATTTAGAGTTctctattttccattttttttaaaaaaacatttaatgTTAGACATATAAGTTCTTTACCTTTGTGCAACGCATGGTAAAATTTAAAATGTAATCATCAACTGAACTTGAAACTCCCTCCCCtacctctatctctctctcttgaGGGACCCCTTGTGGATAATTCTAAGCAATTATTCACCCGATGGAGGAGCGCCTGTGGATGATTCTATATGCAGTCATGTCTGCTTGAAGAATTGGAAACTGAGGatattgttaaaattttaatgtAGGTATTAGGAATTAGGAGTTCAGTAATTTACAGTTTCcttgaatatttcataaattttggggctattttattatctttttcaCTTTAAATGTTTGATGTATAAGAGCTTTATTCGTGTGTAATGTATGTTTAGAATGCAACGATGAATATAAAAACTTCCTCTCTGCTGCCCTACATCACGACTTATGTCAAATGGACATTCATGTGCCACTCAAATCATAtagaaataaataatataatccTCCTGAAAAATAAAATGCCATAAGCCATGAAATTTCCACTCcattttttcctttccttttatgtTGCAAGATTTGTTTGAGCAATTTCCAGAACAAAAGCATACTGGGTGGTTTAAACCACCCaagaattgtgttttaactttttgaGTGAAGGAGGTCACAATGGCCAATTAAAGAAGCAATTAGCAATGAAAAAATTCTAGCAACAGTTGGCATACCTTTAACTTTCTTGTTTATCCAAATCTCACCGAGCATCCCAGCACCAACACCAGCAGCAATTATTGATCCATAGAGTGCAATAGCAGAGGGTAAGGATCTTCGAGGAAGGAAGTAGCATTCTGGAACTTGCCGTATCTTCTTGGGTAGCCGTTTCTTTATAACGGGTCTTACACTTGGTTCATTACGCATAGATTCACCAATGTTTTTCCAGTCCAAACCTTTCAATGGGTCTTTAGATTCTTCAGAACTCATCGTCAAAaaataatttgattcaaaacgaGGATCTGCAAGACCAAAGCTATGATTTTGGTCATAATTGCAACAAATTCTACTTCAAAAGAATGATGCTAAAACCAAAGCCACAATTATGGATGTGATGGAAGAAACTCACATCACAGACATGGTGTGTGCACAACAAGcctccttgaggtttcaaaattttcattgtcCTCTTTTggggtttcaaaaatgtcatagacCTCCCCTCAAAAGACCCgtctttttacaaaatacaagGGAATGTTTGTGTCTTTTAACAAAACTCAAGAAAGGTCTCTAGAATTATTGAAACCTCAAGGAAGGCCAGTGTCTTTTGCccaaaaaaaatactaaaaactatTAAAAgatgaaattttaaataaatttgtgGACAAAAGTATCCTTATAAAATTCGAGGTTCGAggtaaattttcaaaaaaccaaCATTCCTGAAAAAAGGAATTTCTATACTATATATGAAAGTATGGATAGCGTAAATCATCTTATTACAAATATATTCTTATCTTGAGAAAGTAAGACTAAAtattcttaatatatatatatatatatatatgtagaaagTAAATTCGgtcaaaattagataaaattacatCTAGAACATTTAAAAGTTCATTTTTGAAGTTAAAGAAAACATTTTCATTTggttaacaaataaaataaactacCCTTATATATAAACCTACGTCTATATCTACACTATAACAAATGGACTTGATGTATGAATGAAGTAAACCATTTTTGCAGCAAAAAATATTCCTATATTTTAAAAGTAATACAAAACATtcctaaaaaagaaaataaattcaaTCAAAATCagataaaattacatttataaaatctattttaGATATGTCAAAGTTTGAATCTGAAAAAGAAATTCtatttagccaaaaaaaaaaaatcagtgtATATATATCATGTATAAAATAACAAATAGCATAAAATAATTTGTAGCCAAAAAATGTTATTGCCTTCTAGAAGTAAGACAGTATTTCAAAAAAGTAATTAAATTCAATAACATTAGATGAATctacattaaaaaaatttattttaaaaagatcAAGATTTAGACCTAAAAAAATCCATTTcattcaaataaaataaatgcaatggtattataaatgttaaataaaatgtacatcccaaaataaaataggtaaattcctctactatttttaaaattattgtgaaGTGTCTAACATCATTTGGAcgaataataatataatttctagaagaaaaattttagaaatgaaACTATAAACCCAGAAGTAACCttaaaatagtaaattttaaattatttaaatttaaaaacacTCATTAATTGATAGTTAAGTAAACAAATATAACAATAATTAAGAGTTTAAATAGTAAATCACAATTTAGAAATTGTACTAAAgttattaatattttcatgggAAGAAGCCATACATTGAGATCtttataaaataaagaaataatggaaaatctacttttaattttttttttttatctataatgTTATGCAACTATAaaagttcaatatttttcataattttaattagaatATTTGTGTCATAccatatatatttattaaatattatcCATGTCCCTACATTTACATGGTGTCATAATAGTATCTCATGTTGAagtttgtattttataattttaacaaaGTGTTAACTTTTATAAATAACTTTCGATGTTCACACTTTAATATTTGCAAACTAAATTATGGCAATATATtagcaaaaaattttaaaaatatatctaaaatttatttaaaattatttttaaaaaaatttacactATTATTCACACACAATCACATGTAGTGCACATGATATATCTAGTGATGACAAAAAGCACACTGGTGTATAAGACTTATGCCAAAGCATGGGCATCATCCTCGATGAAGCTCTAAAATGAAGTAACAGAGTGTGTGCAGTGGTGGCAAGTATCATATTACCAAGTAACAAGTTTCTATTGCTTGTGCATGCCACAACATAAAACTATAAATGAGATGCGGGCTCACTGTCCTAATAGTAATAATGAAATGGGTAAATTTGGTTGAATGAGTGCTCCATCACTCATTTTTATTCTTACAGATTAAATCGAAAACAATGGTAGTTTGGGTAAGTATTTTTCTTTTGGTATTAAAAAGGAAGAACAATAGGCTGCAGGATCAGAGCCCCTTTGATCATAATAAAAGGTATAAATTTGGATTAAAGATAACTATCCTTATAATCATAATGATATGGAcacatttatttatatttttttataataagaTTAAGTGTatatttttccccctttttgaagaAGACAAGAACAAGAACATATAATAGCAAAGGAGAACAATACAAAGGTACGGCAAAAAAGAACACAGTGAGTGATAGCAAAACAATAAGAAAACATAAGAAAATAGCAACTAAAGGCCAAAACATCTATTCTTCATGTCAAAGAGAATGCATGACATAGTAGAATCACCATTTGGAAAAGAGTACTCAAAAACAATAGAATTCCTTTGCTTCTAGATGTGGTAGACAGAAGCCAAGCCAGCTTAATAGCGACTGCATGACCAAAATTACCAATAGAAGAAAGCCAAGATAGGTCCTTATTCCCAATTAGAAAATCTCCTTGTAATGTTTACAATGCCAAGAACATTACAGGAGACCCTTTTGGTGAAATCACATTTGAAATAAAGATAATTCCTGCTTTTGATATGGAATTGCAGAATATGCAGCAGGGATTGATAGTGATGTTCCATTTTGAGATTCTGTCAAGAGTGCCAAGTCTATTATGAATGCCTAgccagccaaaaaaaaaaaaatcatgcctGGAAATATTGTGCTTGAACCAGATTGAAGAAACCCAGCTGACTTGATCTCCTTTGTCTCTGATGTGACACCAAACTGAAAATAAACTGAATTTCCCTGATGAGATAAGAAGCCAAGATACAGAACCTTTCAGGTCTGAATTGGGAAGGACGCATTAACTCTGACAGATTGTCTTTTGCGCCATTTCCAGTTATTACCTGCAATTAGCTAAGAAAATTTGGCACTGGGACATAGACTATACTCAGAGGAGATAGTGTGGCCCATGTTAGTCAAAACGACTCAATTGGGATTATCATAAAACAATAATTTATCTTTGTCATTCTCAATATAATGCTCAAAGCAGCCATAAGCTACATCTCTTGCTTGAAGTCCAAGTCCATGAACAGCTAGGAGGTGGCTTTATATATATTTATCCTTCAACTTAGAAGAGTGAATCCATCTAACCCAAAGAAGAGGAAGGCAGCAACAGAATTTCCAAATTAGCTTTGCAGCAGTGCTCTTATTCCAATCAGACAGCATTTTGATTCCCAAACCATCTTCACTACAAATGTTACCCCAGTTTATTTTTCCACCTTAAGGAATCCAAGCTTTACCTTTCCATATAAAAGCTTTCAAACAGTTTTCAATGCCTGTAATTACTACCCTGGGAGAAAAATTAATGATCCCCAGTAATTTTGAATGCTCACAGGGACAGATCTAATAAAGTCTATTAGTATAGATCAGATGCTCGTAAGTCCAGTTATGAATCTTAGCAGTTATCTTTTCAATTAGCAGGGCACAATCAGCCTTTGGAGGATTCTTTGCAACTAGTGAAGGCCATGATATTTAATAGGTAAGGAACAAACAGGGATTTCCAGAGTTTGGATAATGCAGACTTTGCCAGTTTCAGAAGTTCCAGAAACAAAGAGCTCTGACTTTTCAGGATTACAACGAAGACCATAAAGTAAGAAGAAGAGGTTCAAGAGTTGGGGCAGTTATCCCATGGATAGGAAAAATttcctcattattatttattCCCATGAGACTTTGCATTGTCCTCAAGAATGGGACATGAGAATTTTCAGAACTATCTTTCAATTTGTTTTCCCTTTTCAAGCACATTTCATCAACCATTGCATCATTTTTTCCCTCAAGCCATGAaaaagaattcttttgactgaaTATCATTTACATGCTTCTCCTCTTTCCTAAAGCATTTCTTCTTGGTCTTACAATTCCTGTCATTATGCTCCCAACTAGAACAATTTGCACACTTGTGTGGCCTCCAGGAGTACTCAATATCCATAACAACAAATTTCAAGAGTCATTACCTCTACACAGTCGGGCAATCATCATTCACATTGATTTCAATACAAATCTTGCAGTTATTAAGTTCCTCACCATCTTAGTGTAAGAATCCATATGTAGTGGATTGGCTACTGAGCTTGCAATGTGACTAAGGCCCAGAGGAGTTCAGAAAACTGAAGGTATATTGTGGAACTTAACCCATATAGGAACTTTAACTACCCATAGAGGTTGTCCTTGAGTGGAAAAGTCCCAACTTTAGAGGAAGAGAGGGGAATTCCTTATGAACCATGGTCCATTCCCAAGATCCATCTCTTATCTTcaagatttttgaatttgaatacaAAGCAACCGTTTGCAACAAGAAAATATCTATAGACccagtgatgtaggacaagaagcaagaccttgggaagatccttgttggagaataattaagaagtaTTTGCtaagggatttttgggtttagttagtagttaaTTGTGTGCTTAGTTTagttagtataggattatgtatttgggggcttgtttgtaatatttttgaattttttgtattttagggATATGTTTGTAATATGATATAGCTTTAGGTAGGGCTGCAAACGAGCTGAGACGAGCCAAGCTTCACCAAGCTCAGGTTTGGTCAGAAGGGTGAGCGATCGGCTCGGGCTTGGGCTCAGCTCGATCCAAGCTCAAAAAGTCAGGCTCGAGCTCAGCTCGAGAATAAAAATACTGGTTCGGGCTCAAGCTCGAGCTCGACTCATTTAAAGGCTTGGTGTCGGACTCGATCTTGGACTTGAGCTCGGGCTCGAACTCAACCTCAGGCTCAGGCTCAGGCTCAGGCTTGGGCCAATAATTCTTCCAGAAGCCAAGAACGACAGCAAACATAGAATAATCAAATGTGCATTCATGAAGaaaaatgtgtaaaattaaaCCAGCCAAGCTTTCCAACGACATAATTACTCACAAGGTGGTTAGAGATGACAAGCTTTCCAGGCCAGAGCTGATCTTAGTTTATCAAGCTATTCTTCTTCCTTGAACAGAGACTGAAAGGCATCTGGTATTTTGCCTGAAAACAATCATAGATTCCATGAACCCAGAAAACCAAATCGCATCAAGAAAACAACAAGCCATTCTCAAATCGAAGACgatagagagtgagagagagagagagtctgatCTCCTTCGCGGTGACTGATCTCCTTTGAGAGAAGGGGCAAAATGCAGAACAGAAGGAGAGAAACTAACCTGTCGGACAGAGAATTAACTCAAAGACAAGGGGTGTGGGCAAGAATAAAAGCAAGCTTAGAGAACGATGGATGGTccgattgagagagagagagagagagagagagagagtccgaTCTCCTTCGTGGTGGCCAAAGGGCAAAGTGCTGAAGCCGTTGGCCGTGTGTTGCACTGCTGTGTTCAACGTGCACAGTGCGTAGAAGCCCTAGGCAGGACACTGCGTGAATGGAAAGGGCTGGAGCGTAGGGCTGCAAACAAGAGATACATTAAAAGTTAAAACATTCATCTTCTAGCCTTCTAGTTTCATAATTTCAGTTGAATTAATATGGGCCGAGATTTGCTCTTTTATCTTTGGATGGTTGGGCCAATATTGGACTTTTGGGATTGGGCTAATTTAACAAGCCTATTAATGAGCCCCTTACCGAGCTCCTTAACAAGCCTATTCAAGCCCGTTATCAAGCCACTCGCAAACCAAAACAAGCCAAGCCCATCTGTGCTCACACTCAGCTCGTTTACAAATCGAGGCTAAAAATTGGGCATGGGACTCactcatttaaataataaattagcTTGAACAAACCCTTACCAAGTTGAGCTAGCGGCTTGGTTCATTTGCATCCCTAGTTTTAGgagtatatgtgtaatttcatgtgaagagaCTTTCTTATAAATAGCGTGTGAAAGCCAAGTTGaaggcagttgttgatgaatttgaattgaagtgccCGTGTtttcccttgtatctcctctcttccctcttccttCTACCCCTTTCCTCCCTTCTATCTCTCATGgttgcagatccttgatgctgcccccaCATCACCAAGCTTTCTTCAGACCTTTTCAACAACATTACTGATATGAATGTTCAACTGTTCCTAACAAATTCATCAATTACTAAATCTTCCCATTTTTCCTGACCCAACCTAAATATATCTGAAGAAGGATAAACAATAACTCTTGAACTTTACAGGTTCAAAGAATCTCTTTTTTGAGGCATTGCAAGATTCACCAAAGAACATTCTCCAATTCCTCTTAGGATCTTTTTTCAAATCAACACCAATGACATCATTTAAGTTGCATCCAATAGATCTTTTAATGTTCTTAATAGAATCCTTGAATAAAGCCTCCATATCTTGCAAACAAATCTCAACTCACATAAAACTTGAAGTAGAACTAAAACCATAATCAGTAGACAATCAAGCTCTGAATTGTAAGACTTCAAAATAATCAGCCTAGAAACAAAGAGACCAGAGATTCCTGATGAATTCCTGAGATTGTTGAAGAATGGTGCGAATTAGCATTCTGATGCTTTACATGCACCGAAAGAAAAACGGACTTCCCCCAAATTTAGAATAAGGGTACATTTAGTTTTAAGTGAGCCAACTAAATGTAATCAACGTAGATTCATCAAACAGGTGGAGGCCTAGAAATTGTGCAATTGTATCACTTGAGAACCCATCTCATTGACCAAATGGAATAATTTGGAAAGATAAAATTCAAAATACTCATGAAGAACTAATGCATAGTTGGGTTGTTTGCTACATAAAACCCTAACATTGTGAGTCCCTAACAGAATATAATGTAGACAAGGACAGTGGTATTGGATATATATACAAATCGATCAATAGGAAAATGCAATGGGCGCAAGACAGATTGAGCATGTAATTCTCAAAACAGAAAATAACATAACCATTTTGAGATCTCTTGGAGGCACTAActgtgatttttcatttgcttttgAGAAAGCTAGCTATTGTCATACAGTGATCCTGGACCACTTGTTTTAAATGCTTGTTTTCTTTTTGGACCACTTTGCTATGGGTCAATTGTAGGCTGGGCTCAAGCCTCAAGCTATAGCATAAGTGGACTTGCAGCTATTGTGCTTCCATAAAACTAAAAATCAAAGGCAAAAAATAAaacttagaaattttttttttaataatattgtTAACATTAAAAGCTAATTGTACATGTTCTCGTTGTTTTTAGTGCTTCAAGAACAATTCTATTGGTATATGAAGGTttgaaaaatagtgaaaatattttttggatgacttctattattttagaattttaaatatatatatatatatatatatatatgaatatttattttcttttattttaaatttacatggtaattttattttaattttctcatTAAGAAATTTTGTACCAAAAGATTTAATCCTTAAAAGTAATTCTAATACTGTGGCTGCAAACCTGCAACAACTGAGAATTATAAAATCTGACTTTCAATTTTCACCACCACAACTATTACTTGAAACCATCCATGAATACTTAAAACAAGCAATTTACACAACCAAATTATTGTCACTTGTTTTTTGACTACTAAagtgaaaatagaaaatagaaataatGCCAAACAACCTCTTAATATCCTAATTCCTAAATTTTGTGCGGCAAAttagtcaatttttttttataaaaattgtgGACCTTGAGCcaataaatatttgtttaagttcatttaataaattaaataaataaaatttaaagctAATTCAATAAACGAGCCAATTTTTTAACATGATAAAGGTGAGGTGCAagcctcttgaaaaattaataatttcatttaaaatatataaaataaatttatatatagtctAAAACCAGGGAAAAGAAATAGAACatgacaaataaaataaagagaagataaaattaaaattttataaatcacaTATAGGTCATTTAAGCTTACAATCTCAGGCATGGTTATGGAACATAATCAGCTGCAAGTCAGATAATTGAAGCAACCAACTCAAGATTGTGCAAAATAGCAGAGATGAAGGGAttacaacaaaacaaaaataccATCATTAGAATAA
This region includes:
- the LOC131147761 gene encoding uncharacterized protein LOC131147761; its protein translation is SKGFRRSFDFEGISTRKHIWRSGAYLRCCLVFFAVVSTLCVSGPALYWWFRKGIRLGDGAASSCPPPLSILKIVPVYFQFGVTSETKEIKSAGFLQSGSSTIFPDPRFESNYFLTMSSEESKDPLKGLDWKNIGESMRNEPSVRPVIKKRLPKKIRQVPECYFLPRRSLPSAIALYGSIIAAGVGAGMLGEIWINKKVKEDGGVIWEFDK